In Planctomycetota bacterium, the following are encoded in one genomic region:
- a CDS encoding class I SAM-dependent methyltransferase family protein, producing MGRPIVRHLSELARESLRQPGSWRCLEIVYRNEPRTLLDRLWLSSRAARGARNRLQILTEELCAIVLERAQRDGTVNLLSLGSGPGHEILGCLEQVQDCIHVEATCVDRDPEALRYGRMLAAQKDLDGSVNYVRGNVLGADALPACQDVAVLSGLLDYFDSEAAVSVLTRVREKLKPGGIVLLANMRRHRLASTMSLLGNWQLVYREPSEVERLLAESGYCEVEVWLEPEKVFCIGSGGILSTTAQP from the coding sequence GTGGGCAGGCCCATCGTGCGGCACCTGAGCGAACTCGCGCGCGAGTCTCTGCGACAGCCCGGCAGTTGGCGGTGCTTGGAGATCGTCTATCGGAACGAGCCGCGAACACTGCTCGACCGATTATGGCTGTCGAGCCGGGCTGCCCGCGGCGCGAGGAACCGGCTCCAGATTCTGACGGAAGAACTCTGTGCGATTGTCCTAGAGCGTGCCCAGAGGGACGGGACCGTGAATCTCCTGAGCCTTGGTTCTGGTCCAGGCCACGAAATCCTCGGTTGCCTCGAGCAGGTGCAGGACTGCATACATGTCGAAGCCACCTGTGTGGATCGGGACCCGGAAGCCCTTCGGTACGGAAGAATGCTGGCTGCCCAGAAAGACCTGGACGGAAGCGTGAATTACGTTCGCGGCAACGTCCTCGGTGCGGACGCCCTGCCGGCCTGCCAGGATGTAGCCGTACTCTCCGGCCTGCTGGACTATTTTGATTCAGAGGCCGCCGTGTCGGTGCTCACGAGGGTTCGCGAGAAACTCAAACCAGGCGGCATCGTTCTCTTGGCCAACATGCGCCGCCACCGCCTGGCCTCAACCATGAGCCTTCTTGGGAACTGGCAGCTGGTCTATCGAGAACCCTCGGAGGTTGAGCGGCTTCTGGCCGAGAGCGGGTACTGCGAAGTGGAGGTCTGGCTCGAGCCCGAAAAGGTGTTCTGCATCGGAAGTGGGGGCATTCTTTCTACCACTGCACAGCCTTGA
- a CDS encoding glycoside hydrolase family 16 protein, with protein sequence MKSNLITLWLGIGAVAIVFCTLAGATALGDEGKAGGAEPGIIITRSPPDSVKPGPDSWGTIEGTVSGVKPDDYRVVIYAYGDMWYVQPFVAAPYTEIGKDGKWKADTHGGYKYAALLVKSSYKPPSTTRVLPEVGGDVLAIAQASAGEENKKEKTLRFSGYVWRVKSSQMPVGPGPNYFSDSADNVWVDDEGRLHLKITHRNDQWQCAEIISKQSFGYGTYRFRVDSRADDLDPNVVLGLFTWSDDPAQSHREIDIEFARWGQAEDKTNAQFVVQPAQQPGRLIRYRIPPEVTPGIHSFTWSSDKVVFRSVKEQASGLESAGSLIQEWTFSQEGVPQAGGENVRMNLWLLGGRAPKNEQTHEVIIRRFEFVPLDSRSP encoded by the coding sequence ATGAAAAGTAATCTCATCACTTTGTGGTTGGGGATAGGCGCGGTCGCAATAGTCTTCTGCACTCTCGCCGGGGCAACGGCTCTTGGTGACGAGGGGAAAGCAGGGGGCGCTGAGCCCGGCATCATCATTACGCGCTCGCCGCCGGACAGCGTGAAACCGGGCCCAGACTCGTGGGGCACCATCGAGGGCACCGTAAGCGGCGTCAAGCCGGACGACTACAGGGTAGTTATCTACGCGTACGGCGACATGTGGTACGTCCAACCGTTCGTGGCCGCCCCTTACACCGAGATCGGTAAGGATGGCAAGTGGAAAGCCGACACACATGGTGGGTACAAGTACGCAGCCCTCTTGGTCAAATCATCCTACAAGCCGCCGAGCACAACACGGGTGCTACCTGAGGTGGGTGGCGATGTATTGGCTATCGCGCAGGCTAGCGCCGGTGAGGAAAACAAGAAGGAAAAAACACTTCGTTTTTCGGGTTACGTGTGGCGCGTGAAGTCCAGCCAAATGCCGGTTGGGCCGGGGCCCAATTATTTCTCGGACAGTGCCGACAACGTGTGGGTTGATGACGAAGGTCGCCTGCATCTCAAGATCACCCACCGCAACGACCAATGGCAGTGTGCAGAGATAATATCGAAACAATCTTTCGGCTACGGCACCTACCGATTCCGCGTCGATAGCCGAGCCGATGATTTGGACCCAAACGTGGTCCTCGGCCTGTTTACATGGAGCGATGACCCGGCACAAAGCCATCGGGAGATCGACATTGAGTTCGCCCGATGGGGGCAAGCTGAGGACAAGACGAACGCGCAGTTTGTCGTCCAGCCCGCGCAACAACCTGGCCGTCTGATACGGTACCGAATCCCACCTGAGGTCACCCCCGGGATCCACAGTTTCACCTGGAGCAGCGACAAGGTGGTGTTCCGATCTGTTAAGGAGCAAGCGTCTGGTCTGGAGTCCGCGGGATCTCTGATCCAAGAGTGGACGTTTTCCCAAGAGGGGGTCCCGCAGGCAGGCGGGGAGAATGTACGGATGAACCTCTGGCTGCTCGGTGGACGAGCACCGAAGAACGAGCAAACCCACGAAGTGATCATCCGGCGGTTCGAGTTCGTGCCCCTGGACAGCCGTTCCCCCTAA